A single window of Pseudophryne corroboree isolate aPseCor3 chromosome 5, aPseCor3.hap2, whole genome shotgun sequence DNA harbors:
- the LOC134929539 gene encoding uncharacterized protein LOC134929539, with translation MSEEEARRLSLSAQEEESSERQQQTSPTDHGRVSHEEADSGEESSSRAPNFTDEETDTLINQVVHHSFQLFGSPARNVHHRFKGTTWNEISESVSLGGGFKRSNESCKKRLRDCRRSVNLKIQKGQKLHKDWEKKMENYFVLVQEEMAGTSAEGATKYSTPTKHSMPQTETTPKKKTKSQKDSTVKAKRRVSFGYPTTGGGAEDTETQIQHTILPIDSTLQAATLQAESAQMHPPTVQEETSSQQPLPEENSSQGHPQTLPEESFSQSYPAIGDHNLVERTEQIPDMETSGSVPEVLESKTPETTPGESSLNLILEALKNMDQCRAEESQRINNRLDNMEQNIDHIKTAVVQQNDAMISLARYYDQLVSAHMSVVGHCKSMEQKIEQISTQQNEQRDGESHQEQLCRQHNDSLEHISLQCQQIGTGLQSMLLWQQQCNLNTSMISTSLQLMTDEGRRLHSAQPQQAERSSEVTTPSNRTSIDQEMYAQEERGDLAYQRALSVLRLQRQRSEELEQSIIQQEMWNRAQQEMLEQAQTVMWNRAQEEHARAQEEHARAQEEHARAQEEHARAQDEHATAPEEHATAPEEPSGSQEEPSTTAN, from the exons CAAACATCACCAACCGACCATGGCAGAGTTTCGCATGAAGAAGCGGACTCGGGAGAAGAATCCAGCAGCAGGGCACCCAACTTCACAGATGAAGAAACGGACACCCTAATCAATCAAGTTGTTCATCACTCCTTTCAACTTTTCGGATCGCCGGCAAGAAATGTTCATCACCGATTCAAGGGAACGACGTGGAATGAAATCTCTGAATCAGTTTCTTTGGGAGGTGGGTTCAAGCGAAGCAACGAAAGTTGCAAGAAAAGGTTACGCGACTGTAGAAGATCCGTCAATCTCAAGATCCAAAAAGGGCAAAAATTACACAAGGATTGGGAAAAGAAGATGGAGAACTACTTCGTACTTGTGCAGGAAGAAATGGCAGGAACCAGTGCAGaag gagccaCAAAATATTCTACGCCAACAAAACATAGCATGCCACAAACGGAAACAACGCCAAAGAAGAAAACAAAATCGCAGAAAG ATTCCACAGTTAAGGCAAAGAGAAGAGTTTCTTTTGGATATCCGACAACTGGAGGAGGTGCTGAGGATACCG AAACCCAGATACAGCATACAATATTGCCGATTGATTCAACACTGCAAGCAGCGACACTTCAAGCAGAATCAGCCCAGATGCACCCACCCACGGTGCAGGAAGAAACATCATCCCAACAGCCACTTCCAGAAGAAAATTCATCACAGGGGCACCCACAGACACTGCCAGAAGAGTCCTTTTCACAGAGCTACCCTGCAATTGGAGACCATAATCTTGTTGAAAGAACAGAGCAAATTCCGGACATGGAAACTTCAGGCAGTGTACCAGAAGTCCTTGAATCAAAAACACCGGAAACTACGCCAGGAG AGTCATCACTCAATCTAATACTGGAAGCTTTAAAGAACATGGACCAATGTAGAGCTGAAGAAAGCCAAAGGATTAATAATCGTTTGGACAACATGGAACAGAACATCGACCATATCAAGACAGCTGTTGTTCAACAAAATGACGCAATGATATCGCTGGCCCGATACTACGATCAACTTGTGTCAGCACATATGTCGGTGGTTGGACATTGCAAGAGCATGGAGCAGAAGATTGAACAGATCAGCACCCAACAAAATGAACAGCGGGATGGAGAATCCCATCAGGAACAACTCTGTCGACAACACAATGATTCTCTGGAACATATTTCATTGCAATGCCAACAGATTGGAACAGGCCTTCAAAGCATGCTACTGTGGCAACAACAGTGCAACCTAAACACAAGCATGATTTCAACAAGCCTGCAGCTGATGACAGACGAAGGAAGAAGATTGCACAGCGCACAACCACAGCAGGCAGAACGAAGTTCGGAAGTCACAACACCATCAAACAGAACATCAATTGATCAAGAAATGTATGCTCAAGAAGAGAGAGGAGATCTGGCTTATCAAAGAGCATTGTCAGTTTTGAGACTGCAGCGTCAAAGGTCAGAAGAATTGGAGCAGTCCATAATACAGCAAGAGATGTGGAACAGAGCACAGCAGGAGATGTTGGAACAAGCACAGACAGTTATGTGGAACAGAGCACAGGAGGAGcatgcccgagcccaggaggaacatgcccgagcccaggaggaacatgcccgagcccaggaggaGCATGCCCGAGCCCAGGATGAGCATGCCACAGCACCGGAGGAGCATGCCACAGCCCCGGAGGAGCCGTCAGGATCCCAGGAGGAGCCGTCCACAACAGCAAACTAG